aaaaagagatttatgTTGTTATTATTGTGACCATGTGTATGTGTTGGCTccaaattgaataaaaaatcataatgaagccaaaaaaaaaaaaaaaaatgacaagtttataatattttcaagcTTGAAAtattagaattcaaatcctcgaggtattaaattaaaaaataaaaaataaaattaaacaaggTAATCCTTTAATTATATAACCCTACTAGTATTTTCATTTGTGTTGTACGTGAGTAAAAGAGGAGAGGAGGGGAGAGAAGTCAGCAGCAGCAGGCAGCCCCAACAAGCAGGGTTCCAAGTTCCAACCTCAAGATGGTGAAGAGGAGCAAAAGTAAGCtctaacaaacaaaaacaatccCCCAACTTGGGGAaaatttatctctctctctctctctctctctctaaaaccattgattcattttgttttttgattcaGAAAGCAAGAGCAAGAGGGTCCCTCTAAAGAAGAAGCACAAGATCATAAGGAAGGTGAAGGAACACCACAAGAAGAAGGCGAAGGAGGCGAAGAAGCTCGGCCTCAACCGCAAGAATAAGCCGGAGAAAGACCCCGGTATCCCCAACGACTGGCCCTTCAAGGAACAGGAGCTCAAGGCTCTCGAAGCCCGCCGTGCCCGTGCCATCGACGAATTAGAACTCAAGAAAGCCGAACGCAAAgaaagggtatatatatatatatattatttcctAAACTTCATTCATATTTTGCTCACTCATTATTGTGTATTGTACTTTTATTCTATGGAGAAAGTTGTATTTTTTGATGGTAACACTTTAATCCCCTTGTGTTGTGTGGTATTGTTTGATGTGAAAATGCATCTCTAAATGTGTGATTGCTTGCTGATTGTGTGCTATTTGTGGTATTGTTTTATGTCTAGACTGCAACACTTAAACCCTTTGCAGTGATTTTCTATGCAAAAAATGCACAAAACACCCTGCTTATTTTTCTTCGTGAAACACGGAACCCCATGAAGTTTTGAATGCAACACTCCCTAGTGGTATTGTTTTATGTCTAGACTGTAATACTTTAACCCCTTTGCAGTTTTTAATTGTAACACAAAAACATCCTATTGTTTTATCACTTTTATGTGGAAATGCAACTCTAAATATGGACACATGTCGTGCCCTGGTTATTTTCACTGCGGGGCAGGGAGACTGTGTCTTAAGGATAAACCAAAGGAGGGgctttggggggggggggtgttgtgtattctttttatttttatttttataggttaTGATAAATTTTACTGTCCTGGTAGATACTGTTCTCTAATGTATATGCAACAAGTTATCGCTTTAAATTCATAGTGGTACTCTGCTCTGCTCTCTTCCAGGCTCGAAAGAGGAAGTTGGGTTTACTAGAAGATGATGATAGCTCCCAATTGGATAAATCAGCTTCTTCAGCAGATAATTCTACTGGAGCTGGGAAAAGCCGGGGTATGTTAATTCTGAATGTTTTATTAAGAGATTTATTCTTGGTGGAAGAATTATTTTTCATTGGATCTACCTTATCTTTTTGCTACTTTTAATATCTATTATTTTCATACAGATAACTCAGATAGGGCTTTCTACAAGGAGTTGGTGAAAGTCATTGAAGCATCAGATGTCATTTTGGAAGTTCTTGATGCTCGTGATCCCCTAGGTACTAGATGCGTTGATATGGAGAAGTTGGTGATGAAAGCCGGTCCTAACAAGCATCTCGTGTTGCTTCTGAATAAAATTGGTAATCTTTGCTCTCTCTATCTCCCTCTCTTTTGCATTTTTAAGGTGATTAAAGTTGTGTCATGATTCTTATGCTATTCCATAGAAAATTTTGGAGAAGctagaaagtgaaaacaattaCAAAGCATATTATGATTAAGTAGAATTTAGATTAGATGTTTAATGGAATGGCTTGACCAAAATATCAGAGGACCTTCTAAGAGTACATGGATATAACTCTGAGTGTGCTCTAGATGTTACGTTTTCACTAtcaaacaataataaatcatatattggCTGCCATTTAAGTTCATGACTGTCTCACTATGTATCTCACATATAAATGATTGAGAAATGTTTCATCTATTTTTCTTGTCCATATGGGTTCAGCTTGTTTATTTGTCCTTGTTACTGGTGTCTCAGATCTTGTTCCTCGTGAAGCTGTTGAGAAGTGGCTCAAGTATCTTAGGGAAGAATTACCAGCTGTTGCATTTAAGTGCAGTACCCAAGAGCAAAGATCAAACTTAGGGTGGAAATCAAGCTCAAAGGCAGCAAAACCAAGCAATCTTCTACAAACTAGTGATTGTCTAGGAGCTGATACTCTTATTAAATTGTTGAAGAATTACTCAAGAAGCCACGAGGTATGTCTATCACTTGTCTTCTGCAACGACCACATATTTCATCTACAATGACTTCTCTGAAGCTTTATAAGATTGTCAGTGGGGTATGCTGTTTGTTCTTGGGATTTCTTTTGCCAATGTAGTTTATAATGTGCAGTGTGTGCATGAGCATAAACATGTGTCCCATTGGTGATATACTATATGTTTTTTATTGTACATGCGCTTGTATGGtcttcatttgatttttttttttttttttgataaattaatttatatgttaGCATGTGGAGTTTGCTTGACTTGCTATTCTCAGTGTACTTGGTTGGAAGTTAATTATTGTTATAAAGAGTCTTTGTGCAGTGGTTTGTAAAGTAAATTTTCTGGATGAGGTGAAATAGGTTTGAAAAGTTGATGATTAATCAGTTGATATGAGCAACTTGGCTCATTGTATGTgtgattcttattttttatattctggtGAATATCAGGAAAATATATGCCTTGTTGACCAAAACCTAATATTCTCTTTTAGGGAAGTTTTGTTCTCAAAGTGGGTCTCAAAGTATGCCTTTCAAGACCTGTATTAGTGTTCTTTTTAATCCACATATCAAAGCTTCTCAATTAGGAACCATGGTGTAGATTGTTTTACCTTTTACCACTTCTATACCAAGTTCATGTATCTACCGATCATAGTTATAATCTAAGCAGGAGCTCTTTTGAGGTTTTAATTGATTCCAGGAATTTTGGCTGTTTTGTGCTCCTATTGGCAAAGCCTTGgcttttaggttttgtttattATCTTAGTGGTCTCATATCTCCCAACATTATTTATTAGGCATTTGTGgcagaaattttgtttttctttgatataagAATGACTGCTATAGATTCTTTGTCTGATTTTATGCGGCATAAATTTTATTGTCCATCAAGTGAAACTTCCATCTTGAAAAGGCTTAAACTGAAAATAGCACTACATGCTATTTGAAATACTTGTAGGAATAAACATTTTGCCAGGTGAGTTCATAGACGTGAGAACCTTCAACTAAAAAATTACTTAACTTTCCTTTACCTGGTGATTTATGCACTATCTAGTACATGCGTGTTGTACTTTGTGTGTTGAACACAAAATccttttgggaaaaaaatggaaagaagaaTGATGTCTTGTTTTGCTAATTGGATGTTCCATGGTTTGGTGAATAGTGGTTGGCCTTATCAAAATTGTATTAAACTAGGAAATtgtattaatttaaataataatatccaattaaAGCAAATAGTCAATGATAATGACTATGATGATGGTATCATGCCGATGGTAATGTATTCTGATAATAGCAATAGTAATGATGATAATGCTCATGTATGACATAGTTTGGAGGCATCTGATGTGTTTGATGTTGCTGGATTTCTACCATATTTGTTTTTACTACTTAATGGTTCTAGTTATTccatatttttgaatttggataAATAGTTCCAGCCATATTAATCTATTGTCCTCTGTATTTATGGCAGATCAAGAAATCAATTACAGTGGGTGTTATTGGCCTGCCCAATGTTGGTAAGAGTAGTCTCATTAATAGTTTAAAGAGATCCCATGTTGTCAATGTTGGTTCTACTCCTGGCTTAACAAGATCTATGCAAGAGGTTCAGTTAGACAAGAATGTCAAATTGTTAGATTGCCCTGGTGTTGTGATGCTTAGATCTGGAGCAAATGATGCATCTATAACCCTTCGAAATTGCAAAAGAATTGAGAAGTTGGATGATCCAATTGGTCCAGGTGAGTGAATTCATTATTATGTTTTTGGCTGTTTATTTGCTATTCTGCTTGAATTCCTTTTCATGTGGCTAAAGAAATACAATGCTTTGTCCCGTTATCAGTTTACATTGTCTCTCCATTTTGTCTTCATATAAAAGGAAATTGCATATATAGAATCAAAGGCAATGAATGTTAATTAGAGACATTACAGTGACGTCAAATTCTGTTACATGTATTGCACCAGAAGACaaatcatttatttaaaaataataaataattttgtggaTTTTGTGTGTTATTATATTAGGTTCTATAACTAGACTTTGATATCATACTGTCTCTGCTCCATTTGTGCAGTGAAGGAGATTCTAAAGCTTTGCCCGGCCAGTATGTTGGTAACTTTGTTCAAGGTCCCTAGCTTTGACTCGGTTGATGACTTCCTTCAGAAAGTGGCTACTGTTAGGGGTAAGCTGAAAAAGGGTGGTGTTCTGGATGTTGAAGCTGCCGCAAGAATTGTTCTGCATGACTGGAATCAGGGTATGTATTAGTCATTTATGGTTTATGTGCCCTGGGAatacacaaacaaaacaaagagagaacAAGAAAAGCAAATTGTAACATATAAAGATTCAAAGTGGTGATAATAATTTGGGTGTGAGAGGTCTTGAGTTCGATTCTTAGAAAGCCCCTAATTATCTaatgttataaaaaagaagtgatgttaataatttaattttgttgtaGGTAAGATTCCATATTACACTATGCCCCCAATTAGGAATCAAGGAGAACCTTCAGAGGCCAACATTGTTTCTGAGCTTGGGAAAGAGTTTAACATTGATGAGGTTTATAACACTGAATCTTCGTTCATCGGAAGCCTCAAGTCTGTTGATGATCTCAATCCTGTGGAAGTTCCTCCAAGTTGCCCCCTCAATTTTGATGAGGATATACTCGAGGTTTGTGATCTCTCTTGGTTTTAAGCATCTATTTATGGTCTTAGGATGTGAAGTGACTTTATTAGTGTTTGAAATCTCCATCCCTGAGAGGAGCACATCTCCTCATTGTTTGTCTGTGgttcttttaaaataatttgaacaaGTTAAAAAGATTTTTGGGTGAGTGAATGGGAAAAATACTTAATTGAAATGGAATTTAAATCAAAGTGGaactaaaatttcattatatgcagtttttaaaatttatgaaactAATTCCTCAATGGCCAattctttttttgcattttataattAGAATGATGAACCAAAACTATCAATCCAAGTTGATGAAGGCCCCGAAGACATGGctaatgatgaagatgatgtgTCCATGGCatgtgaagaagatgaagaaggcagGAACAAGGGAAAAACTGCTACTAGCAGGCAGAATGAGAAGTTATATGCAGTTGAAGGTATGCTAAATACAAAGATGAAGAAagcagagaagaagagaaggaaaaaagctGAAAAGTCAATCCCAGAAGATGCCATGGACGATGACTACGATTTCAAATTGGATTATTTCAAGAAGGGATCTGCCATGGATGTTGGTGATAAGGacaatgaaaatcaaataattgGTAAGGTGCCTATGTCAGGTATTGAGTTCCCTGATGAGTGATGTAAGGGATAAACCATGAGTTAAAAGTGGCATGCCTGCTCCCTAAAATGGACtacatgcttttattttattttttttcttttggtagaGTCATCAAATTTTGGTTATCATATTTTATGTCATCCTTTTGGACAACATTTACACCGAAATGTGAAATGAAATATTGAATTgtaatagagagagaaagttcaTGAGAAATTTGATATCAGGCTAATCCAATGCCTTTTCtgttcaatctctctctctctcatgcattGGCTCGTGTACATACAAGCTGGTGTAGGAAGCATACGAGCTCCATATGCTTCAATCCATGACTATGAGTCATTTTCAGATGGAAAATCGTCTTCAATTCTCCTTATTCTGTGAGGCTGTGGTCTGTGGAGCATGAACTTGGATCCTTGTCTTTGCCTTTATACGACtataccttcttcttcttctatatatatatatatatatatatatatatatatgtattttataaatttatataattataccTCTTTGCCCacaattacaaaatattgaGTTTCCCAACATTGTGATCAGAACACGGAGTAGaccaaaaattgtgtttaaaaaatccaaatttcagAATTTTGGAACGCTTTTATTAATCCACAACCGACTTCTGCCAAGCCAAGGATACCAAGTGGGTATCCTctattaaaaacttaaataaattacataatttgcAAACTACAAACTACACAATTTCCCTATAATATGGTATAGTTTCAAATTAACcctaaaatattataattttataattaaaattatgcactttttaaatGGATTCAATTCACACCCTCATTGTATCTCTCTATTAACCATCTAGAACATTTGAAATTCCGAAGAAATTTTGCctcaaaaacattcaaaaagaatttattataatattttttgcaacCCTTGAAATTCTAATAGAATCATTCTTTCattaatacaaatttatattttttttaatccatttcatttttttttttccaaacttaCGATTTTGTGTttacatatattatttaaaaaaaattattttttagcttACACATGATaattgattaataatatataaaacgAAATCCTTTAacttttgttaactttttctAATATTTGCTTACAATCTTTAGAAAGCTCATATTTTTGCCTATCATCATTTTAACATAAGCAATACTAGagataatattttcataattattaacacaatttataatttattatgtttgAAGTAACATCATTTTTTCTTGGGACTGGGACACTCTTTTCAATTAACTAATCACAATAGGACAtgcaacaattttgaaaaaaagttgTGTACTTTGATATAattattcaaatatatatttttaatagagacAGTTTCTCATGCACTTGGTGCatatgaaaaattttcatttttaataaattagtaataagtttttaaaattacaaaaagtatTACATTGTCATATTcactaaatttatttataaatttgtagtaattaaatgtatatatcctatttaaatattctttataatcacaaatatatatatatatatatatatgtatataaaatatttggggAAGAAATAATTGGCGggaagaaggagagagagagagagagagagagagagatgagttcAGAAGGCCCTGATCTAGTGTGCGAGGTGGACAACGTCCAAGGCATCGTTGATGCCCTAACCGCCGTCCGATGGAAACGGCAGCAGGACGCGGTGGTGGAATTATCGGAGCACGGCGTGGTTTTGATCGTGGAGGAAACCAGTTGTCTTCAGGCCAAAGTTTATCTTCAGCGCGAGGTACTATCAACTATCAAATGTTTCAAACTAAATTATTGCGACAGTTAAAAATTCAGttggaatttgaatttatatgaacaataatgaatgaatgaatgtttGGTTTTGGTATAAAAATAATGAAGCTTTTCATTAAATATGAGTACGGTGGTGCACAAGGGCGGCCTCGATTCGGTGTGAGCTTGGGCCTCTTGGTCGATTGCTTGAACACATTTTCGGTTCCGGCGGGTGGGCGTTCCTCTTCCACCATCGAAATTCGATATCCAGGCCCTGATATGCAGCTCCTTCTCAAGTATGCATCACTATCTTGGCTAAAATTTGCCAAATAGcacaattttagcaaaattttagggaaaaaaagcacttaacaaagttatttagttGTGTAGCACAGTtttgaactcgagttccaagcaGTATGGCGTGCCACGCTGGCTAGCTGCTTAAACTCGAGTTCCGAAAATGtgctacataactaaataactttgttTGGATGTGTTTCTCCTAAAATCTTACTAAAATTGTGCTATTTGGCAAATTTGGCCCACTATCTTACTTTATATGCTGCTGCTCCTACATTTTGCTTTCTTTCCGAGGCTCAACTCTGTTGTCTAGGTTCATTGTATCCACTCTTACTTGATTTGCAAGCAAACTAATCCTAATCTTACTTTTATTATTGCAACTGTTGTAGTTTAATCAATGTATAGGGTAGTCTGTCGTTTAGCTTACTATAAATACCTTACTATGGGTTGATTGTTAAATACATTGCTTGATAAGAAAGATGTAGCTATCAATGGTTTTCTGTGGTCAACATAGGCTATGATACTGAACCATGTTAATATCTCACTTTTGTACGCTTTATCATGGTGTCAGAGCCATGTTTAATCTTTTCTAACATAGTATCGGAATcatgtttttatcttttctaatatggtatcagagccatgttTCAACAATTTTAATATAAGTAGTGGATAACTTGAGCTTtagattttcattttcctttcctttcctttccaaTGTGTGCTTCGGTGAGAAATTATCATCTGCAATTTGAAAAATCTTTGGGAGGAGTATGTTAGATTTTGTGCTTCGACATACTTGCCTAGTGTTTGGTTTTTTTGAAGCCTTCTTGCTGGTTTTTACTGCATCTTTATTAGATTGTTGGTTAGTGTTTCATATCTGGATATTGTGAATTTACAACTTTCTGAAgttcacctttttttttgtccttgCTGAAATAGTTATTGGTAATTAAGAATCGAGAAAATAGAAAGGCCAGTGGTCATACTCATgtttaatttctaaatttaaatttttgatgCCCCAGTGGTCTGACAATTCTAGCTCATGTGATGATGCTTTTTAATATGATTTGCAGTTTGTATTTGTTTGCCAATTCCATAATTCAGATTGAGATTCGATGCTATATTGTCTTTTATATCTTAAGGTCTGTTGATTCACTGGACGCTTGCATTTATGCGGAGATCAGGACAAGAATCCCAGAAACAATTTCATGGGACTATAATTTTGAACCTGCCGGAATCACCCCACTAAGTTTTACTGTTAAGGTATACTCTTATTATATATACTCCCTTTATCTTCCATTGCACGATAGTGGTAGTTTTGTAGCTATATCCTGATGTACAATTGctttgcatctctctctctcgtgccAAATTCTGCTTTTCTGAATGATAATGTATTCATATTATGCTTGTGTAATTTTACTCTCTTTTGAACATCAGCTACACTGGGTGGGtacttaaaattacaatttacaaacctaagtatatatttttttctccactAGTAGTTGACTATTTCTAGTGGTTTTaactaattttcttttatgcatcagtaatattttaagaacatctcatttaattatttgatgTGAGAATTTATTCATTCACGTTGATGCAAAATGTCATCATTTTAAAGTGCTTGGTGGTGAGACAGAATTTCAGCTGTCTGCCCCCATTAGTTGGATACAAGGCTTTGTTGAGGTTACTAGGGTATATGACATTTTGAAGGTGCTGTAGTGCTAAATGTCAATCACTCTCTTTTACCATGACAAATTACATTGGGTACTGGTGTTCTTTAGATCTTCAATGTAATGATTTTTGTGAAGGAACGAGTCATTTATCaaataaattactaaaattattgAGGAAAAGCTTCTGAACATGAAAATTTTACTGTAATAGATAAATATGCATGGTTTTCTGCTCATGTATTATTTATCTTGGAGCCAGTGCCTACCACTAACAATTCAAACTGTGATATTTAAACCAGTCTGCAGCATTGAAGGAAGCTATTGATGATCTTGAATGGCCTGGATCAAGTGTACAGATCATACTACAACCAGATCCTCCTTCTGTCACCTTTAAAGGTGAAGGCCATGGAGACTTACAGGTGAggttttattttaaactaaaaataataaagtaccCACCTTGTCtggattttaatattttcacagGTTTAATCCTTGCCTTCTCTTGCAGATAGACTTCATGTATTATGTGAATACTGATCTCTTGATTGCATTTAGTTGTGATCGTCAGGTTTCTTATAGGtacttttcaaatattttttattacctTCATGTAATGCACCATTTCACTTTCATGAAAATTGACTGTGTGGGTTCTCACCTTGATTTCAACAGGTATAAATACAAGTTCCTCCAGGCAACAACTTCAAATATACCCAGCAGCGTTATTAGAGACAACAGAGGAAGCAAGTTGACTATTGGGCGAGGTGGAATGCTGAAAGTTCAGCACCTGGTTTCAGTTGCAAGACCATCCATTCCTCACCCACACGTTGATTCTGCTGGCTACCAGCAGCCTAGTCGGATTGCGTACATTGAGTTTTTTGTGAAACCTGAGGAAGATGAAAGCACCATAAATGATTAGCATTTGCTATCAAGTTTGTGGCTACTggttaccaattaaaaaaaatttgtggcaacTGGTTGCATATTATACCTTGTCAATGAATCTCACTGCCTCCCAGCATTCCCCTTTTATGCTAAAATTTGCATATATTTTCATGCGTAAGAAGGGAATGACGACAACTGTATTGTAGTTCATATTGCTTGCTCTAATTTCAAATTCCAGTTTTCTGTTGGAttcctttcctttttaatttgtaaCCTACCTATTTCAATTTGGTAGCTCAAAGCTATCTTCCTGCAGGTGTTATTCTTTAGATATACTGATTCTTGCAAATTGTAGATGAAACAtaggacctttttttttcttttcctgtagtTAATTTGTATGCACAACATAGTAGTTTGACTTGGTTTAAATCTGTAGTGGATATTAACGAGTCAGTTTCCACTTGGTTTAAATCTGCTATTTCTTTTGTTCTGCctgaagaaaattctaaaaacatcAAAGCCATCCCCTTCTCATTCAACCCCTACTCTGAAGATACTTCTCGTTCGGCTTTCTCTAAGAATTGTTCT
The sequence above is drawn from the Quercus lobata isolate SW786 chromosome 12, ValleyOak3.0 Primary Assembly, whole genome shotgun sequence genome and encodes:
- the LOC115971959 gene encoding guanine nucleotide-binding protein-like NSN1, producing the protein MVKRSKKSKSKRVPLKKKHKIIRKVKEHHKKKAKEAKKLGLNRKNKPEKDPGIPNDWPFKEQELKALEARRARAIDELELKKAERKERARKRKLGLLEDDDSSQLDKSASSADNSTGAGKSRDNSDRAFYKELVKVIEASDVILEVLDARDPLGTRCVDMEKLVMKAGPNKHLVLLLNKIDLVPREAVEKWLKYLREELPAVAFKCSTQEQRSNLGWKSSSKAAKPSNLLQTSDCLGADTLIKLLKNYSRSHEIKKSITVGVIGLPNVGKSSLINSLKRSHVVNVGSTPGLTRSMQEVQLDKNVKLLDCPGVVMLRSGANDASITLRNCKRIEKLDDPIGPVKEILKLCPASMLVTLFKVPSFDSVDDFLQKVATVRGKLKKGGVLDVEAAARIVLHDWNQGKIPYYTMPPIRNQGEPSEANIVSELGKEFNIDEVYNTESSFIGSLKSVDDLNPVEVPPSCPLNFDEDILENDEPKLSIQVDEGPEDMANDEDDVSMACEEDEEGRNKGKTATSRQNEKLYAVEGMLNTKMKKAEKKRRKKAEKSIPEDAMDDDYDFKLDYFKKGSAMDVGDKDNENQIIGKVPMSGIEFPDE
- the LOC115972008 gene encoding uncharacterized protein LOC115972008, coding for MSSEGPDLVCEVDNVQGIVDALTAVRWKRQQDAVVELSEHGVVLIVEETSCLQAKVYLQRELFIKYEYGGAQGRPRFGVSLGLLVDCLNTFSVPAGGRSSSTIEIRYPGPDMQLLLKSVDSLDACIYAEIRTRIPETISWDYNFEPAGITPLSFTVKSAALKEAIDDLEWPGSSVQIILQPDPPSVTFKGEGHGDLQIDFMYYVNTDLLIAFSCDRQVSYRYKYKFLQATTSNIPSSVIRDNRGSKLTIGRGGMLKVQHLVSVARPSIPHPHVDSAGYQQPSRIAYIEFFVKPEEDESTIND